In Bacillus sp. SM2101, the genomic window TTTTTTTTAGATTGAGGTTTGCCCAGTATGTTCCTTCGATTAAATTTTGTTGACTATTCAGTTGGACTGTATTATATTATTATAAAGTCAAACTATATAGTTGAACTGAATGGAGGGAAGATATGAAACATCAATTATTACCATTGTCTGAAACGATGCACTATATTTTATTAGCTCTGCGCGAGCCACTTCATGGCTATGCTGTTATGCAAAAAATCGAGGAAATGAGCAATGGAACCGTTATTTTAGCAGCTGGTACATTATACGGAGCGATTGAAAATTTGAATAAGCATGGGTGGATTGAACCTATTAAAGAGTCAGGTCGAAAAAAAGTTTATATGATAACTGCGGAAGGAAGCACCATTTTAGAAATG contains:
- a CDS encoding helix-turn-helix transcriptional regulator encodes the protein MKHQLLPLSETMHYILLALREPLHGYAVMQKIEEMSNGTVILAAGTLYGAIENLNKHGWIEPIKESGRKKVYMITAEGSTILEMEQTRLLHILSLYEGSESNEKV